TCAGCGTTGTGCTGCCCGTGGTTGGTGCCGGCGCGATGATCGGCGGTTCGTTTGCCCATCGTTTCGTCTCCGATCAGCTGGGTTCCGAAGACATCACCATGCCTGCCCCCGAGCTCATCACCCAAGAACTCAAGACCGGCCTGATCAGCCCCGACGACGCCGAACTGTTGAGTCTGCACGCCGGGGAAACCCTCAGCAACGGTCCGCAGGCCCGCATCTACGCCGACAACTATGTGCTCGCGCATATGAAGGTCGCCGCCGAGCGCGCCGGCGTCCCCGAGGACCAGGCGACCTACGCGGGCGTCGGCGATCTGGCTGCCGAACTCAACAAGCAACTGAAGGCCGAGCTCAAAGAGCAGTATCCGGAGATGGGTCCCGGCGAGATCGCCGGCCTGGCCCGCATGGAGATCAAGGATCCCGAAACCGAGTACGACCTGGCTCGCAAGATCAACCAGTTCTACGAGCTGCGTTCCGAGAACTTCTTCATGGGCAACGCGATCCGCGGGATGCTGCTGAACGCCTACGGCTGGTGGCTGGTGGGTCTGGTCGCCCGCATCGCGGGGGCGCTGCTGATCGGTTTCGGCGGCTTCTTGGGCCTGCTCGGTTTCGGACGCCGCCGCGCGCGCTGAGCCGCCGGTCGGCTGCCGGGAAGTTGGGGGACCGCCCCGGTCGTGGGAGGATGGGCGGCGGCGCGGAGTGCGTCCATGACTGCCAACAACCACGACTGGAAAGTGAATGCCTGTTCCTGCACCTGGTCGCACTGACCCGGCCATCATCCGCAACTTCAGCATCATCGCCCACATCGACCATGGCAAGTCGACACTGGCCGATCGCATGCTGCAGCTCACCGGCGTGGTGGACGAGCGGGCGATGCGCGCCCAGTATCTCGACCGGATGGACATCGAGCGCGAGCGCGGCATCACGATCAAGTCCCAGGCCGTGCGGATGCCGTGGAGCAGCGCTGGCGACGACTATGTGCTGAACATGATCGACACGCCCGGGCACGTTGACTTCACCTATGAGGTTTCCCGGTCGCTGGCCGCCTGCGAGGGTGCAGTGCTGCTGGTGGACGCGGCCCAGGGCATCGAGGCCCAGACACTGGCCAACCTCTACCTGGCGCTGGAAGCCGACCTGGTGATCATTCCGGTGCTCAACAAGATTGATCTGCCCGGCGCGCAGCCCGAGAAGTTCGCCCGCGAGCTCGCCTCGATCATCGGCTGCGAGCAGGACGAGATCCTCAGGGTCAGCGCCAAGACGGGGGAGGGTGTCGCCGAGCTGCTCGATCAGATCGTCGCCCACGTGCCTGCGCCGACCGGGGACCCCGATGCTGCCACCCGCGCACTGATCTTCGATTCGGTTTACGACTCCTATCGCGGTGTGGTCACCTACATCCGGGTCGTCGACGGCGAGATTGCGCATCGCGATCGCATCCTCATGATGTCGACCGGAACGACCCACGAGGTGCTGGAGGTGGGCGTCATCTCGCCCGAGCCGGTGAAATCGTCCGCTCTGGGCGTCGGAGAGGTCGGATACCTGATAACCGGCGTTAAGGACGTGCGCCAATCGCGGGTCGGCGATACGGTGACCCTGTCGTCCAGGCCCGCCTCGCAGATGCTCGCGGGCTATCGCAACCCCAATCCGATGGTTTTTGCGGGCATTTATCCGATCGATGGTGACGATTTCCCCGAATTGCGCGAGGCGCTGGACAAACTCCAGCTCAACGATGCCGCGCTGACCTATGAGCCGGAGACCTCGGCTGCCCTCGGATTCGGTTTCCGTGTCGGTTTTCTCGGTCTGCTGCACATGGAGATCGTGCGCGAACGCCTGGAGCGCGAGTTCAACCTCGATCTCATCAGCACGGCGCCGAACGTGAACTATCGCGTGGTGATGGAAGACGGCACCAAGCACGAGGTGACCAATCCGTCCGAGTTCCCCGAGGGCAAGATCGCCGAAGTCTACGAGCCGATGATTAAGGCGACGATTCTGAGCCCGGCCGAGTTCATCGGCACCATCATCGAGCTGTGCCAGGGCCGCCGCGGGGTCCAACTCGGGCTCGACTACCTGTCCGAAGACCGGGTCGAGCTGCGCTACGAGTTGCCGCTGGCCGAGATCGTCTTCGACTTCTTCGACTCATTGAAGTCCCGGACGAGGGGATACGCGTCGCTGGACTACGACGAGGCGGGCACCCAGGTTGCAGACCTGGTGA
The Brooklawnia propionicigenes DNA segment above includes these coding regions:
- the lepA gene encoding translation elongation factor 4, producing the protein MPVPAPGRTDPAIIRNFSIIAHIDHGKSTLADRMLQLTGVVDERAMRAQYLDRMDIERERGITIKSQAVRMPWSSAGDDYVLNMIDTPGHVDFTYEVSRSLAACEGAVLLVDAAQGIEAQTLANLYLALEADLVIIPVLNKIDLPGAQPEKFARELASIIGCEQDEILRVSAKTGEGVAELLDQIVAHVPAPTGDPDAATRALIFDSVYDSYRGVVTYIRVVDGEIAHRDRILMMSTGTTHEVLEVGVISPEPVKSSALGVGEVGYLITGVKDVRQSRVGDTVTLSSRPASQMLAGYRNPNPMVFAGIYPIDGDDFPELREALDKLQLNDAALTYEPETSAALGFGFRVGFLGLLHMEIVRERLEREFNLDLISTAPNVNYRVVMEDGTKHEVTNPSEFPEGKIAEVYEPMIKATILSPAEFIGTIIELCQGRRGVQLGLDYLSEDRVELRYELPLAEIVFDFFDSLKSRTRGYASLDYDEAGTQVADLVKVDILLNGEPVDAFSSIVHKDKAYSYGVAMAAKLKELIPRQQFEVPVQAAIGARVIARETIRAMRKDVLAKCYGGDITRKRKLLEKQKEGKKRMKVVGRVEVPQEAFVAALSTGETSKDKR